A window of Bacteroidota bacterium genomic DNA:
GGAATGAACCCGGGCGATATGAAAAATACGCTGAAGATGATTGAAGAATCACAAAAAGATGTGGTGAACCGTAATATTACGGAAGAAACAATGAAGCGCCAGCAACAGATTTTAGAAAAACTTTTGGATTACGAAAAGGCAGAGAAAGAACGTGATACTGAACAAAAAAGACAAGCCACCGAAGCAAAAGATGAACAAAAACGTAACCTTTTCCAATTTAAAGAGTATAACCTTCGAAAAGAGACCGAGACCGAGTTGCTGAAAACAATGCCTCCCTCTTTTAAAAGTTACTATAAAAATAAAGTATCCGAGTATTTTAATAATTTAGCAAACGAAAAACAATAAACAAAAAATGGTCTTGGCAGAAAATCAGAAATTACTCATCCCTTCTAAGGCGGAAAACATGGTGCTGGTTGAAAAACTGGTGGACGATGTTTGCGATTTGTTTGACATAAAAGAAGATTTATACGGGCATATTCTCGTAGCGCTCACCGAAGCGGTGAACAATTCTCTTCAGCACGGCAACAAAGCAAACCCCGATAAAAATATTGAGGTGACTTTTAAAATGAAAGACAGCAAATTATTTTTCACGGTAAAAGACCACGGTCCCGGGTTCGATCACACAAATCTTCCCGACCCCACCGACCCGAAGAATATTGAAAAGCCAACCGGCAGAGGAATTTTTCTGATGAAACATCTTTCCGACAATGTTTCTTTTGAAGACAAAGGCACTAAAGTGATTCTGGAATTCATTCTGAACAAACAAAAGCCCTCCTGAATTTGTTTCCCTGATCGAAATCGAAGGGACTTTTTAATTAACTTTACCTACTATGTTCAATTTAGGCGGAAGCGAAATCTTTTTTATCCTGTTCATCATTCTTCTTTTTTTCGGCTCGAAAAAAATTCCCGAACTCGCGCGCGGATTAGGCAAAGGACTGCGCGAAATGAAAGAAGCCGCCAGCGGAATTGAAAAAGAAATTACCAAAGAAGTAAATGAGGTGAAAGAAAGCGCGGAGGTGAAGAAAATGACGGACGAGTAATTTTTTCTATCTCCTTACTTCAAAATCGAAACATTCCCCTGCTTATCCACGGTGGTTTCGTCCACAAAAACAATATGCAGCACATACACCACCACCTCTGAATCCATTACTTTTCCCTGTCGCATCGGAACTCCGTCCCATGCCTGTGAAGCATTGGTGGTTTCAAAAACCTTTTCGCCCCAGCGGTCGTAAATTGCAAGTTTGAATTCTTTGATGCAGGCAACAATTTCGGGAGGAAAAATTTTCAGCACATCGTTTTCTCCGTCACTGTTGGGCGAAAAAGCGTTGGGCAGAAAATAACCGCTTCCGCAGGGCGGTTCCACCAAAATTTTCACGCAGGCGGTATCCGCGCATCCGCTCGTGTCAGATACGCTCACGCAATATTGGGTGCTCGCGGTTGGCGTGGCAACAGGATTTGCACAGTTGGTGCAACTCAATCCACCGGAGGGAAACCACGAATAGGTTGTTCCACCGGAAGAAGAAAGTTGAACCGAACTTCCGAAAGGAATCGCTGAACTTGTTCCGGCAACGGCTTTAGGTCCTCCCGTCAATCCCACCGATACGGAAAAAGTTTGGGAGCATCCGTTCGCATCGGTTATAATTACAGAGTAGGTTCCCGAAGAAAGCCCCGTAGCGGTTTGCGTTCCCTGGAAATTATTCCACACATACGTGAAAGGAGCATTTCCGCCCGAAGGATTTGCGGTGGCGGTTCCATCGCTCGTGCCGCAATTGGCAGGCGTGGAAGAAAGCGTTGCAGTAACGGCAGGCGGCTGCGCAATAGTTATTGTCTGAAGATTGCTGCATCCGCTTGCATCGGTAACAACAACGGTATATGTTCCCGCAGAAAGCCCGGTGGCAGAAGAAATGGTTTGCCCGCTGCTCCACCAATATGTATAAGGAGCACTGCCTCCTGTTACCGCTGCCGCTGCCGAGCCGTTGCTTCCTCCGTTGCAGGTAACCGTGTTGGTGGAGGATGCACTAACGTTGGGTCCGTTTGCATTTGCAATGTTTGCCGTTTGTGTTTGCGTGCAGCCGTTCGCATCGGTAATAGTGCAGGTGTAATTTCCCACAGCAAGGTTGGAAATGGAAGATGTGGATTGCCCGCTGCTCCACGAATAAGTTAAGTTTCCCGTGCCTCCTGTTGCTGTCACGGTTGCCGCTCCCGTGCTCGAACCGCAAGTGGTGTTGGTAACCGAAACGCTCGAAGTGATTACAGGCGGCTGTGAAATGGAAACCGTTTGATTGCCCGCGCATCCTGCCGCATCGGTAATAATAATAGTATATGTTCCTGCGGAAAGATTGGAAACGGAAGAAGTAGTTTGCCCGCTGCTCCACGAATAAGTATAAGGCGCTGTTCCTCCGCTTGCGTTGGCAGAAGCCGAGCCGTTGCTTCCTCCGTTGCAAAGTAAATTAGTTGGCGTTACCGCCACCGATAAACTGGGCGTGGTGGTAATAAGCGCAGTGGCGGAAGTGGTGCAGCCGTTTGCATCGGTAATAGTTACCGAATAATTTCCTGCGGAAAGATTAGAAACAGAAGAAGTGCTTTGCCCGCTGCTCCACGAATAAGTATAAGGCGATGTTCCTCCGCTGGAAGAAACAGCCGCGCTGCCGTTGTTTCCTCCGCACGAAGAAGAAGTAATGGTGGTAGTTGCTGCAATGGCGGGCGGCTGCGTGATGGAAACCGTTGCCGTGCTGGTTGCGCCCGAAGCATCTTTCACAGTTACTGTATAATTTCCAGCGCATAATCCTGTGGCAGTGGAAGTAGTTTGTCCGTTGCTCCAGGTATAAGTATAAGGCGATGTTCCGCTTGAAACGGTTGCTGTGGCAGTGCCGTTGCATTGCGCGTTGCATTTCGGATTCACGCCTGCTGCGGTTACTGCCAGCGAAGAAGTTGAACAAACAGGTGAAACTTTTTTGCAGGCCGACATGTTCACCGAAGCGGCAAACCCGTTTCCGCAGGCAACCACTTCGCCATTGGTGTTCACCGCCACATCGTAAACTTCTGCCGGAACATTGGCGGAAGAAAGCAGATTCAAACCTGCATCGTACTTATGAATTTTTCCGTTCGCGCCCACGTACACATTTCCGCAGGAATCAATGTCAATTCCTCCGGTGCCCATGGAAATTTGTCCGCTCGCAGTAGTAGTTATCCCATTCGGAACAGAAACCTGGTTTACAATGGCGCCTGTGGAAATATTTCTCCGGTAAAGCGTGGCGCCTGTGAGTGTATAAAGGTCGGAGTTGGTGGCAGCAATGGCGTTCACTCCCTGGTTGGTTACTCCATAGCCCGCGCAGCCGTAACTGAATGTATAAGTGGTTGCCGCGCGGTAATTAATGGCGAGCGCGGTGGTGAACGAACCAATGGTATCGAACGTAGCAAAATGATAATCGCCATTGGGCGCTTTGCACAGCGCGCGTATTTCATTCGGATTGGTTACTGCTGGAAAAGGCGGAGGGAATGGCTGAAACGAAACTACTTTTGCCACCGCCACACTGCTGATGACAGAGCCGTTTGTTAAATTAATAGTGTATGCCCGTCCTTCGCCTGTGAGTTGAAGCATGGGATTAAAAGTGAGCCGCGTTCCGCCCATGACCAGTTGCGTGTAATCGCAGTTGAACGAGCCATGCCAGTATTCATCGTTGCTTCCTCCGTTTGCCGTCCATGCCTGTGTGCCTGCAGTACTTATTTTCCGGATGACTGCGGACGAACCGGAAGTAACATAACTCTCGCCTGTTTGCGGCTGCGTAATCAATGTTCCAATCCAGTTGCCGGAAGCAGCCCATCCTGAATTATATGTCCATTGAATCGCTCCTGCGGCATTAAACTTTTTCAGTTTGGTTACCGAATCGCCCCATACATATACGTTGCCGGCATAGTCGGTTTCAACATCCCATGCTTTGTTCAGTCCACCGGTAAAAACAGGGCTTACCGTCCAGGGGTCAATGATGATTGCAGCGTTTGCTTTTCCTTCCCCGTCAGGAAGAGAAAAAGAAACAACATTATTTTTTACAGAGAAGGAAGAAGAAATTTTTTTATGATTGCTTTCATAGAAAGTAAAAGGAGCATGGTCAATAATATCTCCGAACAATGTTGGAATATGAATATTTCCTTCCGCATCGGTAAAAATTTTTTCGGGACCGGAATATTTCATTTTCACTTTTGAAACATCCGCTCCCGGGTGAAGTATAAGAGAATATTTTATTCCTTCTTTTCCTTCAGGGAAAATATATTCCACATCTATATTCGGATAAAGATTTTTGTAAATAAGTTTTTTATAGGCGGGAATGAAGTTGCTGTTTTTTCCCGCTGCCGTAGCGTAACTGAAATAATCTTCCGATTTGTCTTCGCCTGTTACTTCCGCATCGGGGTTTGCATTTTCCCATTGCAGATGAATGAGCGCGGTGGTGATTTTTGCGGAGTGTTCTTCCTTTTCATGCTCGCGGAATTCTTTTTCGCTCCTGAATTTTTTTCCCCATTCATTCTCTTTTTCTTTTTTCCGTTCGGCTTTGTCGAAGCGGTACGTCAAGCCCTGCTTGGTAAAATAAATCTGCGCGGCATCCCAATCCACCGCATACAAAATTTTTGTGCCGGGCAAATTATTTCTGCCGTCAAACTGCGATTTGTTTTCGATGAAGCGTTTTGTTTGAAAGGAAGTGTTCCAGTCGAGCGAGTAAGAAAAAAACGGAAGAAGAAAAATAAACGGGAAGGAAAGTTTTTTCATACGCTTGAACGGGTTTCAGAGTTTGACAAATTTAGCCAGAAGTTGTTTGCCCGCTCCGTTCACGCGGAGAAAATAAATTCCGCTGTTAAGTTCGCGAATGCTTAGTTGCAGCAGCGTGGAGCCCTTCACTGCGTTTTGCTTTTCGCTCTGCAGAATTCTTCCCTGCAAATCAAAAATTTCCAGTTGAACTTCCGAGTTTTCAGGAGCGAGCAGTGTGCCCTGCAATTCTTCACCTGCAGGATTTTTTAAAAATAATTTCCATTCATCGGGCGAAGCAAGTTCCACCGGAATGGTGCC
This region includes:
- a CDS encoding ATP-binding protein, yielding MVLAENQKLLIPSKAENMVLVEKLVDDVCDLFDIKEDLYGHILVALTEAVNNSLQHGNKANPDKNIEVTFKMKDSKLFFTVKDHGPGFDHTNLPDPTDPKNIEKPTGRGIFLMKHLSDNVSFEDKGTKVILEFILNKQKPS
- a CDS encoding twin-arginine translocase TatA/TatE family subunit; this encodes MFNLGGSEIFFILFIILLFFGSKKIPELARGLGKGLREMKEAASGIEKEITKEVNEVKESAEVKKMTDE
- a CDS encoding gliding motility-associated C-terminal domain-containing protein, which encodes MKKLSFPFIFLLPFFSYSLDWNTSFQTKRFIENKSQFDGRNNLPGTKILYAVDWDAAQIYFTKQGLTYRFDKAERKKEKENEWGKKFRSEKEFREHEKEEHSAKITTALIHLQWENANPDAEVTGEDKSEDYFSYATAAGKNSNFIPAYKKLIYKNLYPNIDVEYIFPEGKEGIKYSLILHPGADVSKVKMKYSGPEKIFTDAEGNIHIPTLFGDIIDHAPFTFYESNHKKISSSFSVKNNVVSFSLPDGEGKANAAIIIDPWTVSPVFTGGLNKAWDVETDYAGNVYVWGDSVTKLKKFNAAGAIQWTYNSGWAASGNWIGTLITQPQTGESYVTSGSSAVIRKISTAGTQAWTANGGSNDEYWHGSFNCDYTQLVMGGTRLTFNPMLQLTGEGRAYTINLTNGSVISSVAVAKVVSFQPFPPPFPAVTNPNEIRALCKAPNGDYHFATFDTIGSFTTALAINYRAATTYTFSYGCAGYGVTNQGVNAIAATNSDLYTLTGATLYRRNISTGAIVNQVSVPNGITTTASGQISMGTGGIDIDSCGNVYVGANGKIHKYDAGLNLLSSANVPAEVYDVAVNTNGEVVACGNGFAASVNMSACKKVSPVCSTSSLAVTAAGVNPKCNAQCNGTATATVSSGTSPYTYTWSNGQTTSTATGLCAGNYTVTVKDASGATSTATVSITQPPAIAATTTITSSSCGGNNGSAAVSSSGGTSPYTYSWSSGQSTSSVSNLSAGNYSVTITDANGCTTSATALITTTPSLSVAVTPTNLLCNGGSNGSASANASGGTAPYTYSWSSGQTTSSVSNLSAGTYTIIITDAAGCAGNQTVSISQPPVITSSVSVTNTTCGSSTGAATVTATGGTGNLTYSWSSGQSTSSISNLAVGNYTCTITDANGCTQTQTANIANANGPNVSASSTNTVTCNGGSNGSAAAAVTGGSAPYTYWWSSGQTISSATGLSAGTYTVVVTDASGCSNLQTITIAQPPAVTATLSSTPANCGTSDGTATANPSGGNAPFTYVWNNFQGTQTATGLSSGTYSVIITDANGCSQTFSVSVGLTGGPKAVAGTSSAIPFGSSVQLSSSGGTTYSWFPSGGLSCTNCANPVATPTASTQYCVSVSDTSGCADTACVKILVEPPCGSGYFLPNAFSPNSDGENDVLKIFPPEIVACIKEFKLAIYDRWGEKVFETTNASQAWDGVPMRQGKVMDSEVVVYVLHIVFVDETTVDKQGNVSILK